The Fibrobacter sp. UWB5 genomic sequence GGCCATCCCAGTACGCCCTGCGCAAAAGAGTCCGTTTCGCCGGATTCCTTGTTGCCGAGCGCCCCGTCGATGAGTCTCACCACGGCATCCGTCACGAGCATGGCGGGGAGTTCCCCTCCGCTCACGACAAAATCGCCGATAGAAATCTCCAAGTCGACCTCGGACTGGCGGATGCGGTCGTCGATTCCCTTGTAGTGCCCGCAGACAAGTACCAGGTGGCTTTCTTTCGAAAGTTCCTTGGCCATCTTGTGGGTAAAGGGAACCCCGTCTGCAGTCAAGTAGATGACTTTACCGCCGTCTTCCTTGACTCCCGTGCTGCGAATAGCGTTGGCGAGCGGTTCGGGCCTTAAGACCATTCCCGGTTCGCCGCCATAGGGCACGTCGTCCACCTGGCCGTAATCGTTGATGGCAAAGTCGCGCAGGTAGACGGTGTTGAATTCCATCAGACCTTTGCTCTGGGCGCGACCCATGATCGATTGCTTCATGGGAGCGAACATCTCGGGGAAGATGGTGATGCAGTCGATTCTCACCTTTCCTCCGGGCACAGGCTCTTGAGGTAGTCTGCGCTGAATACGATGTTCTTGCCATCTTCGTCCACGTCCAAGACGCAGTCGTCTATCCAGGGGGCGAGGATTGTTTTCGCGGAAAATTCGCGTTGGAAGGCT encodes the following:
- the trmD gene encoding tRNA (guanosine(37)-N1)-methyltransferase TrmD — encoded protein: MRIDCITIFPEMFAPMKQSIMGRAQSKGLMEFNTVYLRDFAINDYGQVDDVPYGGEPGMVLRPEPLANAIRSTGVKEDGGKVIYLTADGVPFTHKMAKELSKESHLVLVCGHYKGIDDRIRQSEVDLEISIGDFVVSGGELPAMLVTDAVVRLIDGALGNKESGETDSFAQGVLGWPVYTRPEVFEGKKVPEVLLSGHHANIKAWRRQESLKRTQERRPDIFKNLEEDTKFGIK